One window of the Eucalyptus grandis isolate ANBG69807.140 chromosome 8, ASM1654582v1, whole genome shotgun sequence genome contains the following:
- the LOC120285940 gene encoding putative calcium-transporting ATPase 13, plasma membrane-type, with translation MTSILRGDDVRYEVSLDLPTAMSKFAKPWHLAFVTIYCSRAFTTSAKKTKKLSPRKSPSYASISILDLVQSTGSDQPSSFNIDQSQLTKLVKDKDLCHLQEFGGVQKVGSALETDVSAGISGDPHDVSRRQNAFGVNAYKKPPAKSFFHFVVEAFKDLTIMILLVCAGLSLGFGIKENGVNEGWYDGGSIFVAVFLVIAVSAGSNYRQNQQFEKLSRVSGNILIDVIRKGRPQRVSIFEIVVGDVVCLKIGDQVPADGLFLDGQSLQVWTKICTGLKH, from the coding sequence ATGACGAGCATTCTCCGTGGCGACGATGTCCGCTACGAGGTCTCTCTCGACTTGCCCACCGCCATGAGCAAGTTTGCCAAGCCATGGCATCTAGCCTTCGTGACCATATATTGCTCCCGAGCCTTCACTACCTCCGCAAAGAAAACCAAGAAGTTATCCCCACGAAAATCTCCTTCCTATGCTTCAATTTCGATCCTCGATCTGGTCCAGAGCACTGGCTCTGATCAGCCCAGCTCCTTCAACATTGATCAGTCACAGCTCACCAAGCTGGTCAAGGACAAGGACCTCTGCCACCTCCAGGAATTCGGCGGGGTCCAGAAAGTAGGCTCAGCACTCGAAACTGATGTCTCGGCCGGAATAAGCGGCGACCCACACGATGTCTCTCGCCGGCAAAATGCATTCGGTGTCAACGCATACAAGAAGCCGCCTGCCAAGAGCTTCTTCCACTTTGTGGTCGAGGCTTTCAAGGACCTCACAATCATGATTCTTCTTGTTTGTGCCGGGCTTTCTCTCGGGTTCGGGATCAAGGAGAACGGAGTCAACGAAGGCTGGTATGATGGCGGCAGCATATTCGTCGCAGTGTTCCTCGTAATCGCCGTGTCTGCCGGGAGCAATTACCGCCAAAACCAGCAGTTCGAAAAATTGTCTCGGGTGAGCGGTAATATTCTCATAGATGTGATAAGGAAGGGTCGTCCGCAGCGGGTTTCAATATTTGAGATCGTCGTCGGAGACGTCGTTTGTTTGAAGATCGGTGATCAAGTTCCGGCAGATGGTCTGTTCCTGGACGGGCAATCCTTGCAGGTATGGACGAAAATTTGTACTGGTTTGAAgcattag
- the LOC104416214 gene encoding putative calcium-transporting ATPase 13, plasma membrane-type, which produces MTGESDHVEVNRKENPFLFSGTKVADGYGQMLVTSVGMNTTWGEMMSLISCDNSEQTPLQARLNKLTSSIGKVGLAVAFLVLVVLLIRYFTGNTQDEYGNREFIAGQTTGDDIINSVVSIIAAAVTIVVVAIPEGLPLAVTLTLAYSMKRMMADQAMVRKLSACETMGSATTICTDKTGTLTMNQMKVTKFWVGQDSVTENTCSSVSRFVLDLIHDGVALNTTGSVYRSSLGSEYEFSGSPTEKAILSWAVSQLSMDMEEKKKSCEVIQVEAFNSQKKRSGVLIRKSLDNTFHVHWKGAAEMVLAKCSSFYDGSGIVKDLDEDERARFEEIIQGMAASSLRCIALAHKQVSEEAILTREDGKKIEEDGLTLLGLVGIKDPCRPNVKSAIQACQDAGVNIKMITGDNIFTAKAIAAECGILRPGDDAFSGAIVEGAEFQSYTPEERLRRVEKIRVMARSSPFDKLLMVQCLKQKGHVVAVTGDGTNDAPALKEADIGLSMGIQGTEVAKESSDIVILDDNFTSVATVLRWGRCVYNNIQKFIQFQLTVNVAALVINFVAAVSSGDVPLTAVQLLWVNLIMDTLGALALATERPTRELMEKPPVGRTEPLITNVMWRNIVAQATYQMAILLTLQFKGELIFGVDEAVKRTLIFNAFVLCQVFNEFNARKLEKRNVFEGIHKNKLFLGIIFVTVVLQVVMVEFLKRFADTERLSWGQWGACVGIAAASWPIGWVVKCIPVPDIPIFIYLGLKNKKLVGKIVHRER; this is translated from the coding sequence ATGACCGGGGAGAGTGATCATGTTGAAGTCAACCGCAAGGAGAATCCATtcctgttctcgggaacaaaggTTGCTGATGGGTATGGTCAGATGCTGGTTACATCCGTCGGCATGAACACAACGTGGGGCGAGATGATGAGCTTGATCAGCTGCGACAACAGCGAGCAGACCCCTTTACAGGCTCGGCTCAACAAGCTTACCTCGTCGATCGGCAAAGTAGGCTTGGCGGTCGCTTTCCTGGTTCTCGTGGTCCTGCTGATTCGCTATTTCACAGGAAACACACAGGATGAATATGGGAACCGGGAATTCATTGCGGGCCAAACCACAGGTGATGATATCATAAACTCTGTGGTGAGCATCATTGCAGCTGCAGTGACCATCGTGGTGGTCGCGATTCCCGAAGGCTTGCCGCTTGCAGTAACCCTCACTCTTGCTTATTCGATGAAGAGGATGATGGCGGATCAGGCGATGGTGAGGAAGCTTTCGGCCTGTGAAACGATGGGGTCAGCCACCACTATTTGCACCGACAAGACCGGCACTCTCACAATGAACCAGATGAAGGTGACGAAATTCTGGGTCGGCCAAGACTCTGTGACAGAAAACACCTGCTCCTCTGTCTCCAGGTTTGTCCTGGATTTGATTCACGATGGGGTTGCTCTGAACACCACGGGCAGTGTCTACAGGTCGTCTTTGGGATCGGAGTACGAGTTCTCTGGTAGTCCCACTGAGAAAGCGATTCTCTCTTGGGCGGTTTCGCAATTGAGCATGGACatggaggagaaaaagaagagctgTGAAGTCATCCAAGTCGAAGCCTTCAACTCACAGAAGAAGAGAAGTGGTGTCCTAATAAGGAAGAGCTTGGACAACACATTCCATGTGCACTGGAAAGGTGCAGCAGAGATGGTCTTGGCAAAATGCTCGAGCTTCTACGACGGGTCAGGGATAGTGAAAGATTTGGATGAAGATGAAAGGGCCAGATTCGAGGAGATTATTCAGGGGATGGCAGCGAGCAGCCTTAGGTGCATCGCTCTAGCTCATAAACAAGTCTCCGAGGAAGCTATCCTGACAAGAGAAGACGGGAAGAAGATTGAAGAGGACGGCCTGACATTACTGGGACTTGTCGGTATTAAGGACCCATGTCGTCCCAATGTGAAGAGTGCGATCCAAGCTTGTCAGGACGCAGGAGTGAACATCAAGATGATAACGGGAGACAACATCTTCACCGCAAAGGCCATAGCTGCGGAGTGTGGGATTCTCAGGCCCGGGGACGATGCCTTCAGTGGAGCCATCGTGGAAGGAGCGGAGTTCCAAAGCTACACACCTGAGGAGAGGCTTCGGAGAGTTGAGAAAATCCGAGTAATGGCAAGATCCTCGCCTTTCGATAAGCTCCTCATGGTTCAATGCCTGAAGCAGAAAGGTCATGTGGTCGCCGTCACTGGGGACGGCACGAATGATGCACCAGCCCTCAAGGAAGCAGACATTGGGCTCTCAATGGGCATCCAAGGAACTGAGGTCGCCAAAGAGAGCTCAGACATCGTAATCCTTGACGATAACTTCACCTCGGTGGCGACAGTGCTGCGGTGGGGTCGATGTGTCTATAATAACATCCAGAAGTTCATCCAGTTCCAGCTTACCGTGAACGTCGCAGCCCTCGTGATCAACTTTGTGGCCGCGGTCTCTTCTGGCGACGTCCCCCTGACGGCTGTCCAGCTCTTGTGGGTGAACCTGATCATGGACACACTCGGCGCCCTCGCTCTGGCCACGGAGCGGCCCACCAGGGAGCTCATGGAGAAGCCCCCTGTGGGACGGACCGAGCCGCTCATAACCAACGTCATGTGGAGGAACATTGTGGCCCAAGCAACATACCAAATGGCCATCCTCCTCACTCTACAGTTCAAGGGCGAATTAATCTTTGGCGTGGACGAGGCGGTGAAGCGGACGCTGATATTCAACGCGTTCGTCTTGTGCCAGGTCTTCAATGAGTTCAATGCGAGGAAACTCGAGAAGAGGAACGTGTTCGAGGGCATTCACAAGAACAAGCTGTTCCTCGGGATCATCTTCGTGACAGTGGTCCTCCAGGTGGTGATGGTCGAGTTCCTAAAGCGGTTCGCCGACACGGAGCGGTTGAGCTGGGGACAATGGGGTGCGTGTGTCGGGATCGCGGCCGCGTCTTGGCCTATCGGTTGGGTGGTGAAGTGCATCCCAGTCCCTGATATACCAATCTTCATCTACTTGGGATTGAAAAACAAGAAGCTGGTAGGGAAAATCGTGCACAGAGAACGGTAG